In Bacillus cereus ATCC 14579, a single window of DNA contains:
- a CDS encoding DUF418 domain-containing protein codes for MGNNIINKRIDELDYIRGFALLGIILVNILALLNIKIPDPSTVDASYQRFLYLFVEGRFFSIFSFLFGVGFYIFISRAIAKGKNGYVLFLRRLVALFIFGLIHQMFQPGEALALYAICGLIVLPFYKAKKEVNLVLGLILTIAFSVMGVKELLPLGLILLGLAAGQYRVFENLSKNIKQVAIFTGIMFVLSVIAVWYQYGHVPADPFVNMILMNEDGTMDAASQFLKIGITVGPIISAFYVGALILLLQLKPVQTLLAPLKYYGRMALTNYIGQTAMILIAGSVCNFAGNLTYMQTLYVCIAIYAIQIVFSVIWMKIFKMGPLEWIWRVITYWTVTPLKK; via the coding sequence ATGGGGAACAATATTATAAACAAGCGAATTGATGAGTTAGATTACATTCGTGGCTTTGCACTACTAGGGATTATTTTAGTAAATATTCTCGCACTACTTAACATTAAAATTCCAGATCCTAGCACAGTGGATGCTAGCTATCAAAGATTTTTATACTTATTTGTAGAAGGTCGTTTCTTCTCAATCTTCTCATTCTTATTTGGAGTGGGATTCTATATCTTTATTTCAAGAGCGATTGCGAAAGGGAAAAATGGCTATGTTTTATTTTTACGCCGCTTAGTTGCACTATTTATTTTTGGTTTAATTCATCAAATGTTTCAGCCTGGAGAAGCACTAGCGTTATACGCAATTTGCGGGTTAATCGTTTTACCGTTTTATAAAGCGAAAAAAGAAGTGAACCTAGTACTAGGACTTATTTTGACAATTGCCTTCAGTGTAATGGGAGTTAAAGAACTATTACCACTTGGTTTAATTTTATTAGGACTTGCTGCAGGACAATATCGTGTATTTGAAAATCTTTCAAAAAACATAAAGCAAGTCGCTATTTTTACAGGCATTATGTTTGTTTTAAGTGTCATAGCTGTATGGTATCAATATGGGCACGTTCCTGCTGATCCATTTGTAAATATGATACTTATGAATGAAGACGGAACAATGGATGCTGCAAGCCAGTTTCTAAAAATTGGTATTACTGTTGGACCAATTATTTCAGCTTTCTATGTCGGAGCATTAATTTTATTACTTCAGTTAAAACCAGTTCAAACATTATTAGCACCATTGAAATACTATGGTCGTATGGCTTTAACAAATTATATCGGTCAAACTGCAATGATTTTAATCGCAGGAAGTGTATGTAACTTTGCAGGTAACTTAACTTACATGCAGACTTTATATGTATGTATTGCAATTTATGCAATTCAAATTGTATTTAGCGTAATTTGGATGAAAATCTTTAAAATGGGTCCATTAGAATGGATTTGGCGTGTTATTACGTACTGGACGGTAACACCTTTAAAGAAATAG
- a CDS encoding YtzC family protein, whose amino-acid sequence MAERQSLESYITQAEQAVEYAKEQLDLGMRQEHYNTMEYSDAQLQLEQAYNDLQTMQQHANDEQREQLNRARMAIRQLQHQMIITPH is encoded by the coding sequence ATGGCAGAGCGTCAATCACTTGAATCTTATATTACACAAGCGGAACAAGCGGTGGAATATGCGAAAGAACAATTAGATCTTGGTATGAGACAAGAGCATTATAATACGATGGAGTATTCAGATGCGCAGTTACAATTAGAACAAGCGTATAACGATTTACAAACGATGCAACAACATGCGAATGATGAGCAACGTGAGCAGTTAAATAGAGCACGTATGGCAATTCGCCAATTGCAACATCAAATGATTATTACACCGCACTAA
- a CDS encoding TIGR01212 family radical SAM protein (This family includes YhcC from E. coli K-12, an uncharacterized radical SAM protein.), whose protein sequence is MKVQNPFPYTNDNKRYHTWNYHLRNEFGEKIFKVSLDAGFDCPNRDGTVAYGGCTFCSAAGSGDFAGDRRDDVITQYHEMKEKMRSKWKDGKCIAYFQAYTNTHAPLEVLKEKFEPLLAEKDVVGLSIATRPDCLPDDVVEYLADLNKRTYLWVELGLQTVHERTANLINRAHDYPSYVEGVNKLRKHGIKVCSHIINGLPLEDYDMMMETAREVAKLDVQGIKIHLLHLLKGTPMVKQYEKGQLEFLSLEDYVSLVVDQLEMIPEDVIVHRITGDGPPDLMIGPMWSLNKWEVLNSIDAEFVRRGSWQGKYANEEKQK, encoded by the coding sequence ATGAAGGTTCAAAACCCTTTTCCATATACAAACGACAATAAACGTTATCATACATGGAATTATCATTTACGAAATGAATTTGGTGAAAAAATCTTTAAAGTTTCATTAGATGCTGGCTTCGATTGCCCGAACCGTGACGGTACAGTTGCTTATGGCGGTTGTACATTTTGCAGTGCTGCTGGATCTGGTGACTTCGCTGGCGATCGCCGCGATGATGTTATAACGCAATATCATGAAATGAAAGAAAAAATGCGCTCAAAGTGGAAAGATGGAAAATGTATCGCTTATTTCCAGGCGTACACAAATACACATGCACCACTTGAAGTGTTAAAAGAAAAATTCGAACCGCTTCTAGCAGAAAAAGACGTTGTCGGTCTTTCTATTGCGACTCGTCCAGATTGTTTACCGGACGATGTCGTTGAATATTTAGCGGACTTAAATAAACGCACTTACCTTTGGGTTGAACTCGGACTACAAACCGTCCATGAACGTACTGCAAATCTTATTAATCGTGCTCACGATTATCCTTCTTACGTTGAAGGTGTAAATAAATTACGTAAGCACGGCATTAAAGTTTGTTCTCATATTATTAACGGCCTTCCACTTGAAGATTACGACATGATGATGGAAACAGCTCGTGAAGTAGCGAAGCTTGATGTACAAGGAATTAAAATCCACTTACTTCACTTATTAAAAGGAACGCCAATGGTGAAGCAATATGAAAAAGGACAACTCGAGTTCCTTTCTCTTGAGGATTACGTAAGTCTCGTTGTTGACCAACTTGAAATGATTCCAGAAGACGTAATTGTGCACCGTATCACAGGTGACGGTCCGCCTGATTTAATGATTGGTCCAATGTGGAGCTTAAATAAATGGGAAGTATTAAATTCCATTGATGCAGAATTTGTACGCCGCGGAAGCTGGCAAGGAAAATATGCAAATGAGGAGAAACAAAAATGA
- a CDS encoding class I SAM-dependent methyltransferase produces the protein MKLERVLPFARSLLQTAVKEGDYAVDATLGNGHDTCFLAEIVGDNGKVFGFDIQKEAIESSTTRLKEKELFERTVLVHDSHDTLLSILPEDAKGKVTGAIFNLGYLPGGDKHIVTKPNSTISAIEQLLEVMAPEGIIVLVIYHGHPEGQVERDAVLKFAEELDQKQAHVLRYGFINQQNNPPFIVAIEKR, from the coding sequence ATGAAATTAGAACGTGTATTACCGTTTGCTCGCTCGCTTCTGCAAACGGCAGTAAAAGAAGGCGATTACGCTGTAGATGCAACTTTAGGAAACGGCCATGACACTTGCTTCCTAGCTGAAATCGTTGGAGATAACGGAAAAGTATTTGGATTTGATATTCAAAAAGAGGCAATTGAAAGCTCAACAACTCGTCTAAAAGAAAAAGAACTTTTCGAACGTACTGTTTTAGTTCACGATAGTCACGATACACTTCTATCCATATTACCAGAAGATGCAAAAGGAAAAGTAACAGGCGCAATTTTCAACTTAGGTTACCTTCCAGGCGGAGACAAGCATATCGTTACAAAACCGAACTCAACAATCTCAGCGATCGAACAATTATTAGAAGTAATGGCACCTGAAGGTATCATCGTCCTTGTTATTTACCACGGACACCCAGAAGGACAAGTAGAACGGGACGCTGTTCTCAAATTTGCCGAAGAATTAGACCAAAAACAAGCACACGTACTGCGCTACGGCTTCATTAACCAGCAAAATAACCCACCATTTATTGTGGCGATTGAGAAGCGATAA
- a CDS encoding ABC transporter ATP-binding protein, with translation MLVELRGIQKKYGKSLILDNIDLSIPEGEALAIIGGNGTGKSTLLKIIAGFISHTAGTIQRKEHIQIGYVPEHFPEGIRFTLEDYLFHLGRIHGLSTKYVKDKIPLLLERFHLLHARHSVVRNFSKGMKQKTGIMQALLTDVHLLILDEPLSGLDPNSQQELEHILLSLKQQGISVLFTCHEKQLLENFADRIVTLANHTIIENISAQKGAEQVYIEAIVHETFSAIELQKQSGFIHVAHNSNQNLIQLHIEKEYTNDILQFLLHKKASITLLQPNF, from the coding sequence TTGTTAGTAGAACTAAGGGGAATTCAAAAGAAGTATGGCAAATCACTTATACTAGACAACATTGATTTATCCATTCCAGAAGGAGAAGCACTCGCCATTATTGGCGGGAACGGGACTGGAAAAAGTACTCTACTCAAAATAATTGCAGGCTTTATTTCACATACGGCAGGGACAATTCAAAGGAAAGAACATATACAAATCGGCTATGTACCTGAACATTTTCCTGAAGGGATTCGTTTTACATTAGAGGATTATCTATTTCATCTCGGCCGCATTCACGGTTTATCAACAAAATATGTAAAAGATAAAATTCCGCTGCTTCTTGAAAGGTTTCATTTACTTCATGCAAGACATTCCGTTGTACGAAACTTTTCAAAAGGTATGAAACAAAAAACAGGCATTATGCAAGCGTTACTTACGGACGTACATTTATTAATTTTAGACGAACCGCTTTCTGGGCTCGATCCTAACTCTCAGCAAGAATTAGAACATATTTTACTCTCATTAAAACAACAAGGTATATCCGTGTTATTTACATGTCACGAAAAACAACTATTAGAAAACTTCGCTGATAGAATTGTGACGTTAGCAAATCATACAATCATAGAAAATATCTCTGCACAAAAAGGAGCAGAACAAGTCTATATTGAAGCAATCGTTCACGAAACATTTTCAGCGATAGAACTACAAAAACAATCCGGTTTTATACACGTTGCACACAATTCAAATCAAAACCTTATTCAATTGCACATCGAAAAAGAATATACAAATGACATACTTCAGTTTTTATTACATAAAAAAGCATCTATCACACTGCTACAACCTAATTTTTAA
- a CDS encoding ABC transporter permease, protein MFALIRYHFLDYTKSYKYVPPIAMYFVSLLFVYTYKPTPIVPTYLETALALYLLSAWITITIFHTEDPIQEQITISHTNNISALYVGKYITALLICTVLSFISVLYPIILQMFNEKITVSLFLVGFLAHMSFSILGISIATLFTRNIIQKAGTAWLSLTFILLITIASIQFKKELLWFLPPVESFLMLGQYNYNILTHTLWLTAWAIVYSFLLFTLFLFIVRKKRF, encoded by the coding sequence ATGTTCGCGCTTATTCGTTACCATTTTCTCGACTATACAAAATCGTATAAGTACGTCCCTCCTATTGCGATGTACTTTGTGAGCTTACTTTTTGTATATACATATAAACCGACTCCTATTGTACCGACATATTTAGAAACAGCTCTCGCGCTTTATTTATTATCTGCCTGGATTACAATCACAATTTTTCATACGGAAGACCCTATACAAGAGCAAATTACTATTTCTCACACAAATAATATTTCCGCACTATATGTTGGTAAATATATTACAGCTCTTCTCATTTGTACTGTGTTATCTTTTATATCCGTACTCTACCCAATTATTTTGCAAATGTTTAATGAAAAAATAACAGTTTCTTTATTTCTAGTCGGATTTCTCGCTCACATGTCTTTCTCTATACTAGGAATTTCAATCGCAACATTATTTACTAGAAATATAATTCAAAAAGCAGGCACTGCTTGGCTTAGCCTTACATTCATATTACTTATAACGATTGCTTCTATCCAATTTAAAAAAGAGTTACTATGGTTTTTACCACCTGTCGAAAGCTTTCTCATGCTTGGACAATACAACTATAATATACTGACTCACACACTATGGCTCACAGCTTGGGCTATCGTATATTCATTTTTATTATTTACCTTATTTCTTTTTATCGTTCGCAAAAAACGTTTTTAA
- a CDS encoding aspartate/glutamate racemase family protein, translating to MIGILAGMGPKSTGPFIDTVVAECQTIYGAKHDMDFPHMMIYSCPTPFYMDRPIDHEAMKKAIIEGAQKLESTGASFIAMPCNTAHLYFEELQDSLSIPILHIVDETLQAIPETAKRVALLATEATVQADIYQDGIAKRNIEYIHHETWQEMINQIITCIKSGEIEKAHELWNALVLQLREEVDTAIIACTDLNVVASENFVDSSQCLAKAVVRMYLSNTKKSS from the coding sequence ATGATCGGAATACTAGCAGGAATGGGGCCAAAATCAACTGGACCATTCATCGATACAGTTGTAGCAGAGTGCCAAACAATATACGGAGCAAAGCATGATATGGACTTTCCTCATATGATGATTTACTCGTGCCCAACACCGTTTTATATGGATCGCCCTATTGATCACGAAGCGATGAAAAAAGCGATTATTGAAGGGGCACAAAAACTCGAGAGTACTGGCGCAAGCTTTATCGCTATGCCGTGCAATACGGCGCATCTTTATTTTGAAGAATTACAGGACTCTCTTTCTATTCCTATTTTGCATATAGTTGATGAAACGTTACAAGCGATTCCTGAAACTGCAAAAAGAGTCGCTCTTCTCGCAACGGAAGCAACTGTTCAAGCTGATATTTACCAAGATGGGATTGCAAAGCGGAATATAGAATACATTCATCATGAAACATGGCAGGAAATGATTAATCAAATTATTACTTGTATTAAATCTGGAGAGATTGAAAAAGCTCACGAATTGTGGAATGCGCTCGTTTTACAATTGAGAGAGGAAGTTGATACCGCCATTATCGCATGTACCGATTTGAATGTGGTGGCGAGTGAGAATTTTGTTGATTCTTCTCAATGTCTTGCGAAAGCGGTTGTTAGGATGTATCTATCAAATACAAAGAAATCTTCATAA
- a CDS encoding PepSY-associated TM helix domain-containing protein: MKVNRSLHYIFWRWHFYAGLFITPLLITLSLSGIGYLFREEVEDFIYKDLYFGKSAQTESISMSDSISLTEKKYPHYSVAKISEFNGDYNTRLTIANEYTGQQKYVYLDSNNQIVGDQNASETFANIMRELHSSLLVGGTVVNYTVELAACWTIFLIVTGLYMSIRQFKNTPSSNKREKAKRRHSIIGIIFTIPLFLLVASGLPWSGFMGNQIYKIASSNESLGYPKLYMAPPESKVKELPWATRKEAPPESNLNEPKAISVDELQKGIEIKKPYVISLPADPKGVFTVSKSSGSGITGMHVAPNEEITAYFDQYSGELISKTDYRDYGLLAQWFTYGIPLHEGHLFGWPNKILCLLTTLSLLLLIYYGIKMWLARKPKGKLAAPPKQRDKKSIFVFFIMMVILGAVMPLFGLSVLVILAIELLIYVFSKIRS, translated from the coding sequence ATGAAAGTAAATCGTTCGCTTCATTACATTTTTTGGCGTTGGCATTTTTATGCTGGGCTTTTTATTACGCCGCTTCTTATTACATTGTCACTAAGCGGAATTGGGTATTTATTTCGGGAAGAGGTTGAGGATTTCATCTATAAAGATTTATATTTTGGGAAGAGCGCTCAAACGGAATCTATTTCGATGTCTGATTCTATTTCCTTAACAGAGAAAAAATATCCACATTATAGCGTGGCGAAAATTAGTGAGTTTAATGGGGATTATAATACGAGACTTACGATTGCAAATGAGTATACTGGGCAACAAAAATATGTGTATTTAGATAGTAATAATCAAATTGTTGGGGATCAAAACGCAAGTGAAACGTTTGCTAATATAATGAGGGAATTACATAGTTCTCTTTTAGTTGGTGGCACTGTCGTAAACTATACTGTAGAACTCGCGGCATGCTGGACAATCTTTTTAATCGTAACCGGATTGTACATGAGTATACGACAATTCAAAAACACACCATCATCCAATAAGCGAGAAAAAGCAAAAAGACGTCATTCTATTATCGGTATTATATTTACAATTCCTCTCTTTCTGCTAGTCGCATCTGGATTGCCATGGTCAGGATTTATGGGGAACCAAATTTATAAAATCGCATCGTCAAATGAATCACTCGGATATCCAAAATTGTACATGGCTCCACCTGAATCAAAGGTAAAAGAATTGCCGTGGGCAACAAGAAAAGAAGCTCCGCCTGAATCAAATTTAAATGAACCGAAAGCAATTTCTGTCGATGAATTACAAAAAGGAATTGAAATAAAGAAGCCATATGTTATTTCACTACCAGCTGATCCGAAAGGTGTATTCACTGTTTCGAAATCGAGCGGTTCTGGTATTACAGGTATGCATGTTGCACCAAATGAAGAGATAACAGCTTACTTTGACCAATATAGCGGGGAGCTCATTTCAAAAACGGACTATCGTGATTATGGATTACTTGCACAATGGTTCACTTACGGTATCCCGCTTCATGAAGGACATTTATTCGGATGGCCAAATAAAATATTATGCTTACTAACGACATTATCTCTACTACTTCTCATTTATTACGGAATAAAAATGTGGTTAGCAAGAAAGCCGAAAGGAAAATTAGCAGCACCTCCAAAACAAAGAGATAAGAAAAGTATATTCGTTTTCTTTATCATGATGGTAATACTAGGCGCTGTCATGCCTTTATTTGGACTATCTGTTTTAGTTATTTTAGCGATTGAACTTCTTATATATGTATTTTCAAAAATACGATCATAA
- a CDS encoding tetraprenyl-beta-curcumene synthase family protein, which yields MNVPSNPITLMAKVYRDVFPVVHHELAMWKERAYHIPNDELHSQAIASIEHKTFHCEGGGILALLANEHREECIRFIVAYQTISDYLDNLCDRSTSLDPNDFAALHESMLMALSPEVEGGGNYYRYRDDQDDGGYLDELVETCQDVLKKTKHYDKIAPVLHELACYYCDLQIHKHVKLEEREPRLKNWFEAHKENLPEMSWFEFSACAGSTLGIFCLVAYAFHDELHDEDIAKIRQGYFPYVQGLHILLDYFIDQEEDRIGGDLNFCSYYENEQAILDRMKHFVEEAEKSIGDLPHAKFHRLISRGLLGIYLSDQKVSAQKNMHKMARRIVKYGGLTSRFFYWNGKMYRKKTAQ from the coding sequence GTGAACGTACCGAGTAATCCCATAACGCTCATGGCGAAAGTATACCGTGATGTGTTTCCGGTTGTACACCATGAGCTAGCGATGTGGAAAGAGCGTGCCTACCATATTCCGAATGATGAGCTTCATAGTCAGGCAATCGCAAGTATTGAGCATAAAACGTTTCATTGTGAGGGCGGTGGCATTTTAGCTCTGCTAGCAAATGAACACCGAGAAGAATGTATTCGTTTTATCGTAGCGTATCAAACGATCAGCGACTATTTAGATAATTTATGTGATCGCAGTACATCACTTGATCCAAATGATTTTGCCGCACTGCATGAATCGATGTTAATGGCATTATCACCTGAAGTAGAAGGTGGCGGTAATTATTATCGTTATCGTGATGATCAAGATGATGGTGGTTATTTAGATGAACTTGTTGAAACATGCCAAGATGTTTTAAAGAAAACGAAGCACTATGACAAAATTGCTCCTGTTCTTCATGAACTTGCTTGTTATTATTGTGATTTGCAAATTCATAAACACGTGAAATTAGAAGAAAGAGAGCCGCGCTTGAAAAATTGGTTTGAAGCACATAAAGAAAACTTACCTGAGATGAGTTGGTTTGAATTTTCAGCATGTGCCGGTTCTACACTTGGAATTTTCTGTCTTGTAGCATATGCATTTCATGATGAGTTACATGATGAAGATATTGCGAAAATTAGACAAGGGTACTTCCCTTACGTACAAGGACTTCATATTTTGCTTGATTATTTCATTGATCAAGAAGAAGACCGTATAGGCGGAGATTTGAATTTCTGTAGTTATTACGAAAACGAGCAAGCGATATTAGATCGGATGAAACACTTTGTAGAAGAAGCAGAGAAGAGCATTGGTGATTTGCCTCATGCGAAGTTTCATCGTCTCATAAGCCGAGGGTTACTTGGTATTTATTTATCAGATCAAAAAGTATCAGCACAAAAGAATATGCACAAAATGGCACGGCGCATTGTAAAGTACGGAGGCCTCACTTCACGATTCTTCTATTGGAACGGGAAGATGTACCGAAAGAAAACAGCGCAGTGA
- a CDS encoding alpha/beta hydrolase: MWNYEAEEAKAVIVIVHGAMEYHGRYEAVAEMWNHIGYHVVMGDLPSHGTPSRNRGHIDSFDEYIEEVKLWVKEARKYRLPIFLFGHSMGGLIVIRMMQETKREDVEGIILSSPCLGVVTGPSAPLQFASKILNVVAPKLQFATNLTVEMSTRNHEVRDAMENDSLFLRKVSVRWYSELIKSIEIAHKKIDDFPDVPLLLMQACEDKLVDKTRVRTWFDNVKISDKAFKEWPNCYHELLNEYERDEILSYIQSFTEMHVNNIVKTNK, translated from the coding sequence ATGTGGAATTATGAAGCGGAGGAAGCAAAGGCTGTCATTGTTATTGTGCACGGCGCAATGGAATATCACGGACGTTACGAAGCCGTTGCGGAAATGTGGAATCATATCGGCTACCACGTCGTGATGGGGGATCTTCCGTCCCATGGAACGCCTTCAAGAAATAGAGGACATATTGATTCATTTGATGAATACATAGAGGAAGTTAAACTATGGGTGAAAGAAGCAAGAAAGTATAGGTTACCTATTTTTCTATTCGGTCATAGTATGGGTGGTCTTATTGTCATTCGTATGATGCAAGAAACGAAGAGAGAAGATGTAGAGGGTATTATTTTGAGTTCGCCTTGTTTAGGGGTAGTGACTGGACCCTCTGCTCCGCTTCAATTTGCTTCAAAAATATTAAATGTTGTGGCTCCAAAATTGCAATTTGCAACGAATCTTACGGTGGAAATGTCAACACGTAACCACGAGGTGAGAGATGCAATGGAGAATGATTCTTTGTTCTTGCGCAAAGTATCAGTACGTTGGTATAGTGAATTGATTAAGTCTATCGAAATTGCTCATAAAAAAATAGATGATTTTCCAGATGTTCCGCTCTTGCTAATGCAAGCTTGTGAGGATAAACTTGTAGATAAAACACGTGTCCGCACTTGGTTTGATAATGTTAAAATAAGTGATAAGGCTTTTAAAGAATGGCCGAATTGTTATCACGAGTTATTAAATGAGTATGAGCGTGATGAAATTTTGAGTTATATTCAGTCATTTACTGAAATGCATGTCAATAATATAGTAAAAACAAACAAATAA